The nucleotide sequence CAGGGAGTGAATCCCCCTGTCCAAGGACAATGGGTCCCCGATACTTTGGATTGGGACCTGTTTACAGGCCCTGCTGAGTTGATACCCTACAATCAAGTGTACCACCCATGGAACTGGCGAGGATGGTGGAATTACGGTACGGGGGCATTGGGGGATATGGCCTGCCATATTCTACATCCCGTATTTGAGGCCCTAAAATTGGGCTATCCAACCAAAGTTCAGGGAAGTTCCTCCCTACTCTTGAAGGACAGTGCCCCAACGGCTCAGTCCGTGCAAATGACCTTCCCCGAACGTGGAAGAAAAGGCAAGATAAAATTGCCGGAAGTAGAGGTGAACTGGTATGACGGGGGTATTAAACCAGATCTACCTGCCAATTGGCCTAGTGGCAAAAATCCTAATAAGTCTGGAGGTGGTACATTCTTTTATGGTACCAAAGGTATTATACATGCTGGATGTTATGGGCTGGATCCGGAAATATTGGGTAGGGACATGCCCAAAGTTGCTGAGACCGAGCGCCGTGTAGAAAAGGAGATGGGACTCGACTGGGGCAAAGGGGCACATGAAATGGATTGGGTAAGGGCCTGTAAGGAAAATCCGGATAATCGCAAACCCTGTACCTCCGATTTTTCAGAAGCCGGTCCCTTTAACGAAATGGTCGTTATGGGAGTACTAGCGGTAAGGTTGCAATCCTTGAATAAAATTTTGAACTGGGATGGGGAGAATATGAGATTTACCAATATAGGGCAGGATGAGACTATAAAGACTGTAATCCGTGACAATTTTGTAATGAAGGACGGACGTCCAAAATTTGAAAAGGAATGGACAGAACCATATTCTGCAAGCGAGTTTGCTGCCGAATTGATAAAACATACCTATAGGGACGGTTGGAAGTTACCGGATATGCCAGCATAAAAAATAAATTTTATCATATACAAAAGGGGAGAGGCAGAGGCTTCTTCCCTTTTCTACGTATTGGTATTATCCGGATTGCAGTTGGTCAAGGTAGCAGTGTACTTCTGGAAAGCATTGCACTTACCACTTTGCCGAAAGTCCTACTTCATGGAGTGTATGCCGATCATATTACCTTCGGTATCGCAAGCCAGAACCATAGCCCCATAATCGCCCAGGGAAACTTTGGACTTAACTACTTTTCCACCTGCAGCTTTAACCCTCGATTCTTCCATACTACAATCCTCGCTCATGAAATATACAATTGTACTGTTGTTGCCGGCTTTAAATCCATCCATTTTGACCAAGGCTCCGGAGGCACTGTTCTTGGATTCCATATTGGCCGGAAAAAATAGCATT is from Arenibacter algicola and encodes:
- a CDS encoding Gfo/Idh/MocA family protein — its product is MKKESNKPLPITRRSFISKTGVAAAGITILPSNVISGLGHKAPSDKLNIVGVGVGSMGFGNLRNLQGENIVGLCDVDWKYAKNCFDHFPKAKKYKDFRVMYDEMGNDFDAVLVATADHTHAIVAADAMVRGKHVYVQKPLTHSVYESRLLTKLAKQHNVATQMGNQGASGEGVAKTCELIWSGAIGDITKVESFTDRPIWPQGVNPPVQGQWVPDTLDWDLFTGPAELIPYNQVYHPWNWRGWWNYGTGALGDMACHILHPVFEALKLGYPTKVQGSSSLLLKDSAPTAQSVQMTFPERGRKGKIKLPEVEVNWYDGGIKPDLPANWPSGKNPNKSGGGTFFYGTKGIIHAGCYGLDPEILGRDMPKVAETERRVEKEMGLDWGKGAHEMDWVRACKENPDNRKPCTSDFSEAGPFNEMVVMGVLAVRLQSLNKILNWDGENMRFTNIGQDETIKTVIRDNFVMKDGRPKFEKEWTEPYSASEFAAELIKHTYRDGWKLPDMPA
- a CDS encoding VOC family protein; protein product: MKNVNPVVWFEIYVDDLDRAKKFYETVFQLELNEMPMPASAEDSMKMLFFPANMESKNSASGALVKMDGFKAGNNSTIVYFMSEDCSMEESRVKAAGGKVVKSKVSLGDYGAMVLACDTEGNMIGIHSMK